One Helianthus annuus cultivar XRQ/B chromosome 12, HanXRQr2.0-SUNRISE, whole genome shotgun sequence genomic region harbors:
- the LOC110894886 gene encoding ras-related protein Rab2BV yields the protein MAYKVDKVHGYDYLFKIVLIGDSGVGKSNILSRFTRNEFCLESKSTIGVEFATRTIQVEGKIVKAQIWDTAGQERYRAITSAYYRGAVGALLIYDITKKQSFENVRRWLRELKDHADANIVIMLAGNKADLSHHRAVQESDGQALAEQEGLVFLETSALEAYNVEKAFQMILLDIYKIVSKKALAAQDAASSSTQVPSQTTAIKVGDYDNNSRKCCSN from the exons ATGGCATATAAGGTGGACAAAGTTCACGGGTATGATTACCTGTTTAAGATAGTATTGATCGGTGATTCGGGTGTCGGAAAATCGAACATTCTTTCTAGGTTTACGCGGAATGAATTCTGTCTGGAATCTAAATCAACCATAGGTGTCGAATTCGCAACAAGGACTATCCAG GTTGAGGGTAAGATTGTAAAGGCCCAAATATGGGACACAGCCGGTCAAGAGAGGTACCGAGCAATCACAAGCGCATATTACCGAGGAGCCGTAGGCGCCCTGTTGATCTATGACATAACAAAGAAGCAATCGTTTGAAAACGTGCGCCGTTGGCTAAGGGAACTCAAGGACCATGCAGACGCCAACATTGTCATCATGTTGGCTGGAAACAAGGCGGATTTGAGCCATCATAGAGCGGTTCAAGAAAGCGATGGTCAAGCGTTAGCCGAGCAAGAAGGGCTCGTGTTCTTGGAGACTTCTGCACTTGAAGCATATAATGTTGAAAAGGCGTTTCAGATGATTTTGTTGGACATATATAAGATAGTAAGTAAGAAAGCCTTGGCTGCTCAAGATGCCGCCTCTTCTTCTACTCAAGTTCCTAGCCAGACAACCGCTATAAAAGTTGGTGATTATGACAATAATTCAAGGAAATGTTGTTCTAAttag